From a single Sediminibacterium sp. KACHI17 genomic region:
- a CDS encoding replication-associated recombination protein A: MRPTTLDDLVGQEHLTGKGSILRTAIENKRIPSMLLWGPPGVGKTTIANIIAHSLQAPYFQLSAISSGVKDVREVIEEANHKPGAVLFIDEIHRFNKGQQDALLGAVEKGIITLIGATTENPSFEVNSALLSRCQVYVLKSLQDNDLIRLLQHTLQKDELLHDLSVDIKETTALINISGGDARKLLNLFELVISTEASRVPQKKIVITDALVMQVAQKKIALYDKQGEQHYDIISAFIKSMRGSDPNGAVYWLARMIEGGEDVKFIARRMVIFASEDIGNANPNALLLANTTFDAVNKIGYPESRIILSQCATYLASSAKSNAAYVAINEALAAVSKHGDLPVPMHIRNAPTQLMKNMDYGKGYQYSHMGEGNFIPQEYLPEKIAGTKFYEPGNNARELELRKFLKDRWKDKYNY, from the coding sequence ATGCGTCCAACAACATTGGATGATCTTGTTGGGCAAGAACACCTGACCGGCAAGGGAAGTATTTTAAGAACCGCTATTGAGAACAAGCGTATTCCTTCTATGCTCTTATGGGGACCACCAGGCGTTGGAAAGACCACCATTGCCAATATCATCGCACATAGTTTACAAGCCCCCTACTTTCAACTGAGCGCTATTAGTAGTGGAGTGAAAGATGTACGGGAAGTCATAGAGGAAGCAAACCACAAACCCGGTGCGGTATTATTTATTGATGAGATCCATCGCTTCAATAAAGGACAGCAAGATGCATTGTTAGGCGCTGTTGAAAAAGGTATTATCACTTTAATTGGAGCAACTACAGAAAATCCATCCTTTGAAGTCAATAGTGCGTTGCTAAGCAGGTGTCAGGTGTATGTATTGAAATCTCTTCAGGATAATGATCTGATCCGTTTACTACAACATACGCTGCAAAAAGATGAACTACTGCATGATCTTTCCGTAGATATCAAAGAAACAACCGCATTGATCAATATCTCGGGTGGGGATGCAAGAAAATTATTGAACTTATTTGAATTGGTCATCAGCACAGAAGCCAGTCGTGTACCTCAGAAAAAAATCGTGATTACTGATGCACTTGTCATGCAAGTGGCTCAAAAGAAAATAGCCTTGTATGACAAACAGGGTGAACAGCATTACGACATCATCTCTGCTTTCATTAAAAGTATGCGAGGCAGCGATCCCAATGGAGCTGTCTATTGGTTAGCAAGAATGATCGAAGGTGGTGAAGATGTGAAATTCATCGCACGCAGAATGGTCATTTTCGCGAGTGAAGATATCGGTAATGCCAATCCAAATGCATTGTTATTAGCCAATACTACTTTTGATGCAGTGAATAAGATAGGCTATCCTGAAAGCAGAATCATCTTATCACAATGTGCTACCTATCTTGCATCTTCTGCAAAGAGCAATGCTGCTTATGTTGCCATTAATGAAGCCTTGGCTGCGGTTAGTAAGCATGGAGATCTTCCGGTGCCTATGCATATCAGGAATGCGCCAACACAATTGATGAAGAATATGGATTATGGAAAAGGATATCAGTACTCGCACATGGGTGAGGGCAATTTTATCCCACAAGAATATCTACCCGAAAAAATCGCAGGCACAAAATTTTATGAACCTGGCAATAATGCCCGTGAACTTGAGCTTCGGAAGTTTTTAAAAGATCGCTGGAA
- the aspS gene encoding aspartate--tRNA ligase, translating into MFRTHTCGELRTGDAGKQVTLAGWVQTVRKFGAITFVDLRDRYGITQLLFGEELNTELDAQPLGREFVIQATGNVAERSNKNPNIPTGDIEIHISSFKILNKAAVPPFTIQDDTDGGDDLRMKYRFLDLRRNAVKKNIELRYAVNRAARNYLHENHFMDIETPFLIKSTPEGARDFVVPSRMNPGQFYALPQSPQTFKQLLMVSGYDRYYQIVKCFRDEDLRADRQPEFTQIDCEMSFVEQEDILTMFEGMIKSIFKEVKNIDYTDKVERMTWEDAMWTYGNDKPDIRFGMQIANLKSAFLKGGKIIATGELINGAGFGVFDNAETVLAIAAPGCSEYTRKQTDELTEWVKRPQIGMQGLVYIKCNADGTYKSSVDKFYTEDKLKAIADAAGAKAGDLVLILAGREERTRKAISELRLEMGKRLGLRKEDEFRLLWVLDFPLFEYDEEGNRWVARHHPFTSPKPDQISVMINNNPVIENADKYLEHPYSNIKANAYDMVLNGNEIGGGSIRIYQRELQEKMFAALGMSEEEAQHKFGFLLGAFEYGAPPHGGIAFGFDRLCAILGGSESIRDFIAFPKNNSGRDVMLDAPSTIDAHQFDELQIKLDLKN; encoded by the coding sequence ATGTTCCGTACACATACTTGTGGAGAGTTAAGAACCGGTGATGCCGGAAAACAAGTGACCCTGGCCGGCTGGGTACAAACCGTTAGAAAATTTGGGGCGATCACTTTTGTGGACCTGCGTGACCGATATGGTATTACCCAGTTATTGTTTGGTGAAGAACTCAATACCGAATTGGACGCTCAACCACTGGGAAGAGAGTTTGTAATACAAGCCACCGGTAATGTTGCAGAGAGAAGCAATAAGAATCCCAATATTCCAACAGGAGATATCGAAATACATATCAGCAGTTTTAAAATCTTGAACAAAGCAGCCGTTCCTCCTTTCACCATTCAAGATGATACTGATGGTGGCGATGACCTGCGTATGAAATATCGTTTCCTGGATCTTCGCAGAAATGCGGTTAAGAAAAACATCGAACTACGCTATGCTGTAAATAGAGCAGCGCGTAACTATCTCCATGAAAATCACTTCATGGATATTGAAACACCTTTCCTCATCAAATCTACACCGGAAGGGGCCCGCGATTTTGTGGTGCCATCCAGAATGAATCCGGGACAATTTTATGCTTTACCTCAATCACCACAAACTTTTAAGCAGCTATTGATGGTGAGTGGTTATGATCGTTATTATCAGATCGTTAAATGCTTTAGAGATGAAGATTTACGTGCTGATCGTCAACCTGAATTCACGCAGATAGATTGTGAAATGTCTTTTGTGGAGCAGGAAGACATCCTTACCATGTTTGAGGGCATGATCAAAAGTATTTTCAAAGAAGTCAAGAATATTGACTACACAGATAAGGTTGAACGCATGACCTGGGAAGATGCCATGTGGACCTATGGCAACGATAAACCAGATATCCGTTTTGGGATGCAGATCGCCAATCTGAAATCTGCTTTTCTAAAAGGCGGGAAGATCATTGCTACCGGCGAACTGATCAATGGTGCAGGGTTTGGAGTCTTTGATAATGCTGAAACAGTATTAGCCATTGCTGCTCCGGGTTGTAGTGAATACACCCGTAAACAAACCGATGAACTGACAGAATGGGTGAAGCGCCCTCAAATAGGAATGCAGGGGTTGGTATATATCAAGTGTAATGCAGATGGAACCTATAAAAGCAGCGTAGATAAATTTTATACGGAAGATAAATTGAAAGCGATCGCTGATGCAGCTGGTGCAAAAGCAGGAGATCTTGTATTGATATTGGCAGGAAGAGAAGAAAGAACACGTAAAGCCATTAGCGAACTTCGACTCGAAATGGGAAAACGTTTAGGGCTAAGAAAAGAAGATGAATTCAGATTATTATGGGTACTCGACTTCCCATTGTTTGAATATGATGAAGAAGGGAACAGATGGGTAGCTAGACATCACCCTTTTACTTCTCCCAAACCAGATCAGATCAGTGTGATGATCAATAACAATCCGGTAATTGAAAATGCGGATAAATATCTCGAACATCCTTATTCCAATATCAAAGCGAACGCTTATGATATGGTATTGAATGGTAATGAGATCGGAGGTGGATCTATTCGTATCTATCAGCGAGAGTTGCAAGAGAAAATGTTTGCTGCTTTAGGTATGAGTGAAGAGGAAGCGCAACATAAGTTTGGTTTTCTTTTAGGTGCTTTCGAATATGGTGCTCCTCCACACGGAGGTATTGCATTTGGCTTCGACAGACTTTGCGCAATTCTTGGTGGAAGTGAGAGTATCCGCGACTTTATAGCATTCCCTAAAAATAACAGTGGCAGAGATGTCATGCTTGATGCACCGAGCACTATTGATGCGCATCAGTTTGATGAATTACAAATTAAACTAGACCTCAAAAATTAG
- a CDS encoding MFS transporter, which translates to MHASRTRKVNRISVAVFFFMAGICFASWASRIPDIKLQLGLSDAGLGAVLLALPCGLMLSLPLSGWAVTRFSSKTMVTIAAVGYPLTLILIGLVSATWQLAGVLFVFGIFGNLYNISANTQAVGVESLYQRSIMATFHGIWSLAGFSGAAVGTFMIAQGIAPLHHFMIVCICCLVVVLLAQGKILPEDAKSADKTPLFAKPDATILRLGLIAFGCLVCEGTMFDWSGVYFQKVVKAPQELVTLGYSVFMGTMATGRFVGDKLVTRFGIQQMLQISGIVICSGLSVAVLFPTLIPATIGFFLVGFGVSSVVPLVYSATGKSTTMSPGVALAAVSTIGFLGFLIGPPLIGFIAEIAGLRWSFTVIAMVGLSTTIMATFMKWDR; encoded by the coding sequence ATGCATGCAAGCCGAACACGCAAGGTGAACAGGATCTCTGTCGCCGTTTTCTTTTTTATGGCAGGTATTTGTTTCGCTAGTTGGGCGAGTCGGATACCTGATATCAAGTTACAACTAGGATTAAGTGATGCAGGATTAGGTGCTGTATTATTAGCCTTACCCTGTGGATTGATGCTTAGTCTCCCTCTTTCCGGTTGGGCAGTTACTCGTTTCAGCAGTAAGACCATGGTCACGATAGCTGCGGTAGGATATCCACTCACATTGATCTTAATAGGGTTGGTAAGTGCCACCTGGCAACTGGCAGGAGTATTATTTGTATTCGGAATTTTCGGGAACCTATATAATATCTCAGCAAACACCCAAGCAGTAGGTGTAGAATCATTATACCAACGATCCATCATGGCTACTTTTCATGGCATCTGGAGTTTGGCCGGATTTTCAGGTGCAGCTGTAGGTACATTTATGATTGCACAAGGCATAGCGCCTTTGCATCATTTTATGATCGTTTGTATTTGTTGTTTAGTGGTTGTATTACTGGCACAAGGAAAGATCTTGCCGGAAGACGCCAAGTCAGCAGATAAAACACCGCTCTTCGCTAAACCGGATGCTACCATCTTACGATTAGGTTTAATCGCATTTGGCTGCTTGGTATGTGAAGGAACTATGTTCGACTGGAGTGGTGTTTATTTTCAAAAGGTGGTCAAAGCACCACAGGAATTGGTGACACTTGGGTACTCAGTTTTTATGGGAACGATGGCTACAGGTAGATTCGTGGGCGATAAACTGGTTACTAGATTTGGTATACAGCAGATGTTGCAGATCAGTGGTATCGTGATCTGTAGTGGATTATCTGTCGCAGTCTTATTTCCAACATTGATACCGGCAACGATCGGGTTCTTTCTCGTAGGATTTGGCGTTTCCTCTGTTGTTCCTTTGGTATACAGCGCAACTGGAAAATCAACAACCATGTCTCCTGGAGTTGCTTTGGCAGCAGTATCTACCATTGGATTTCTTGGGTTTCTGATCGGTCCTCCATTGATCGGCTTTATCGCAGAGATAGCCGGTTTGAGATGGTCATTTACTGTCATTGCCATGGTCGGATTATCTACTACGATCATGGCTACGTTCATGAAATGGGATCGTTAA